One genomic segment of Scomber japonicus isolate fScoJap1 chromosome 23, fScoJap1.pri, whole genome shotgun sequence includes these proteins:
- the dera gene encoding deoxyribose-phosphate aldolase has translation MSARNPGTKLDLEKIFKVRVNTQAVLKRAQQIQGQKIPKKQWQAAWLLRAVTCIDLTTLAGDDTPSNVHRLCLKAIQPVRYDLLKKMDMHDKGVTTAAVCVYPSRVADAVKSLKAANSSLPVASVATGFPAGQTPLETRLQEVRMAVADGATEIDIVINRMLALTGQWEAMYGEIRQFREACGDAHMKTILAIGELGTLTNVYKASLVAMMAGSDFIKTSTGKESVNATYPVAIVMVRAIRDYFLCTGHKVGFKPAGGIRTAQESLVWLTLIKEELGNDWLCPHMFRLGASSLLADIERQIYHHVTGQYAAYHELPMA, from the exons ATGTCCGCCAGAAACCCAGGGACGAAGCTTG ACCTGGAGAAGATATTCAAAGTGAGAGTGAACACACAGGCTGTCCTGAAGAGAGCTCAGCAAATCCAAGGACAGAAGATCCCCAAGAAGCAGTGGCAG GCTGCCTGGCTGCTGAGAGCTGTCACATGTATCGACCTGACAACTCTGGCTGGAGATGATACACCGTCCAACGTCCATCGGCTGTGTCTGAAGGCTATCCAGCCTGTCCGATACGACCTGCTCAAGAAGATGGATATGCACGACAAAG GAGTGACaacagctgcagtgtgtgtgtatccgtCTCGTGTGGCTGACGCTGTGAAATCACTAAAAGCAGCCAACTCCAGCCTTCCTGTTGCCTCAG TTGCTACTGGCTTCCCAGCAGGCCAGACACCACTGGAGACCCGGCTGCAGGAAGTCCGTATGGCTGTGGCTGACGGTGCCACTGAGATTGACATTGTCATCAACAGGATGCTCGCTCTCACGGGACAGTGGGAAG CCATGTACGGTGAGATCCGTCAGTTTCGGGAGGCCTGTGGTGATGCTCACATGAAGACCATCTTGGCTATTGGAGAGCTGGGTACCTTGACCAATGTCTACAAGGCCAGTCTGGTCGCCATGATGGCTG GTTCTGACTTCATCAAGACGTCGACTGGAAAGGAGTCCGTCAATGCTACTTACCCTGTCGCCATAGTGATGGTGAGGGCCATTCGTGACTACTTCCTATGCACAGGCCACAAG gTGGGCTTTAAGCCAGCAGGGGGGATCCGGACAGCCCAAGAGTCCCTGGTGTGGCTCACTCTGATCAAAGAGGAGTTGGGCAACGACTGGCTCTGCCCTCACATGTTCCGCCTGGGAGCCAGCAGCCTGTTGGCTGACATCGAGAGGCAG ATTTACCATCATGTGACTGGACAATATGCAGCCTATCATGAGCTGCCTATGGCTTGA